The DNA segment CTGACACTGAAAGGGTCCTCAGGAAGGGACCTAAGTTCAGCCTGGAAGTACCGCTCAGCAAGCCTGAGCTTTTGGCTTCGGTTCACAGGATCGCTGACAAGGTAGAAGGGGAAGAGAAAGGGTGCTGCCTTTCGGAAGGAGTTGATTCAGTGAGCAACACCTCTCAGAAAAAGGACTGCACTTCCCTGCTGAGAAGAGTGGCTGGCTCAATTTGTGATTCTTGGCTACGGGTTCTTTTGTccgacaaagaaggcggcttcGTGGTCCTACCGCGGAAACTATTCGGGGAGAAGGCACTAACAGCGATCAACAAGAACTTCCGAGTTGCGGATGTGAAGCCGACGAAGGCGAAGGCCAAAGCGGTTGCGCTTTTAGATGATTTGAAGCTTGAGCGGATGAAGAATGAAGTGATGAATAACAAGGTACATGTGCtcactgtgttttttagtgcaaaGAGTCATAAGTTGGAATGCCCCTTTAGAGCAATCGTAACGGAGAGACGAACCTGGCAGGCAGTTGTTAGCCGATACCTTCAAAGACACCTGAAGAGTCTGTCGCCTGAAGACCCCTACAAGACCACCAGCTCGGACGGCATTGTGAAAATTTTCAAAGAGAGCATGCCAGGTGTTAATTATGGCTTCTCGGTTGACATTGAGGAGCTGTTTTATTCGGTTCCTCACAACGAACTGCTCATGGCGGTCAGCAACTGTATAGAGCGTTTGGGGGTTGTGGGGTTCCAAAATGCCTGCGGCATTTCGATAGAAGGTTTCATGGAACTGTTGAATGTGTACCTCTCCTCAACGCTagtgagttttcaggataaattctatgtgcaaaaacgaggcatttgtatagggtcgagtgttgcacctgttctcactgaaatatatttagtggaagttgactgttcactctcacgggcgctaactgacgaccgcatcgcgcgagttttccgatacgtagacgactttttaatactcttaaaaatgaatcccaatgacaacccacaagaggtcactaatgaagttttaacgtcttttaaatctaaggctcccagtttgaattttaccGAAGAATTGCCTGAGAATTCTTGCTTACAGTTCTTGGACTAGAGACTGTTTTTCAGTGAACCGgaccacttgtgttggatgtacatgcctagaacaaaaaaggcccttttaccctatgactcctgtcactctaagcttattaagagaggaattgcttcatcctgcttgaggtcatcattactgaagtcctgttttcacaaggtttcactcagcttttccgctcaagtcgcacgcctaagttgtgctgggtttccctcgtcgcttctgcaggccgctgccgggtctctgttgaaaaccgtcatcccaacttctattgctcgagaatctggcattcgtaagaggcggaaatttgaagtactgccctatatacataagacctcgcatggcctgaagagggtggcaagaaaattcggtgtggaaatcttcttttcggcgccttgtaagctgtcccgtttgtgcgcgctaactaacaatgaaacgagaacaaaagcaggctgtggtgtaaaccgcaaaatcaagtttgtgtcctgtcgaatgggagtagtgtatgaaatcccgcttagttgcggctcagtttacgtgggacaaacgggacgctgcattaataagcgcctacgagaacacaaaaattcgttgggctctcacagcggcatgcatttgcccaaacactgtctttcttgtgacaataaatgcacgccactctttgagcgtaccaagataatcggaagggacaaagaccagaaaacacgtgaggtcatcgaagcctggcagattgatagatatgggcccgagaagtgtgtaagcgaggcttcggtctatctgtacaagaaggagctgaagttcttgaactcgataaaatagagtttgcttgttgcgcatgcgtagggttggtgatggaaggaagatgtgtttcaataaacagttgcaagtccgcgctcgtcctgtctacttcttccctgtgtatcgtcctttgcgtggttttcgttcttagttcatggattaccaactagccccccatcgtacactccttcaTGAAAAGCAAGGCACTCACTAGGACAGTGAGCTGCCACATCGCTTCCTTGCACTGCACAAGTTCAAGGAGGGCGAAGCATTTGAAGGTGACCAGGAAgagattttggctgcttttactaCTGACAGACGAAATGCCTAGCGAATTTcgttccgcacttgaaacaatgcacatgtggactgaTTTCTGCGAGATCGAGAAGCCATTGAAAGCTTATGCAAAGAAACGCCAGTCGACATTGGAGCTCTCAGCTGCCAGAGCGCTTTCCTGCACTGCACGAATGCAAGGGGGTGAAGCATCTGAGAATGACCGGAAAGAAATTCCTTGCCTGGTTTTACTATCGACAGAACGGATGTCATCAAATATTCGCCTGGATAATGTGGATAaccacccgcagacatgagaaatgtctgcgtcgtcacagcatattacaactgttcacaccatgcaagtggcacaagcactagcagcacctctcgcatcacatcatggcattCATGCCACACAAGAGCAActtgagcacaagtggcgccagcactggGGGCACTCTCACTCACGTACCACCCAGGCGAGTTAGTGCCACTTGGCTGCAGACCACAACTGTACACACTGAGCACACCACTGGAAAGCAGGACCACCACTGTAAGCAACTTTTACACTGTAGAGCCCACTAATGCTTTTTCACAAGGCACAGACAGACACTGCTGGGACAGGACAGACTTTTCAAACTAAACACTCTAAATGGCTGTCGCCCATTCACACTGCAGCATTCATGGcacacaaaagcagcttgagcacaAGTGGCACAAGCACTGGGGGCACCTCTCACTGGTGTACCACCCAGGCCAGTTAGTGCCACTGCCTACATAATATCACAGGTAAGCACACTCACTCACGAGTGCACTCGTATCGCATGCATGTGACACAAGTGTGATAACGTGAGTGGGTGGTCGCGTGTGTGAGCGAGTCGCTGTCAGTACgtgtggtcatgagtgtgagtgcgatTGAGTGGAAGTGAGTGAGAGCGTGACTGAGCTGCCTTCCATGACGATGAGGTGTGCATAATATAAGGACAGTTACACGCCTAACTTTTTAAGAGGCCCCAGACCAGGTCTGCACACATAATGAACAGAAACATTTTCAATATGTGGCAGTTTCATGAACTGAGAGTTGATATGTAAACCTGTAATGAGTTTTCAAATTCCAGAAAGCATACTGAACTCTTAACTGTGTCTAATTATCTGCCATTTTCTCAACATATCAGCAGGCTCATATTAATGAAAAAGCTGTTCCATACCTCCAATTACacaaagcaaatttaattttcaactgCTGCCTGACTTGAAAGCTGTCAAACATATTCCCAGCCTAAGTTTAAATGACAGCtttgtttactgtattttttcctttcatatatcAGTGCTGGCCACCAAAATATGGGCTACCAAACAAATGCCACACTCCACAAGTGTGCATTTTATAGTGTCCTCACTCCAATAACGCTTTCCTTATCATGCCCACAGCGTGAAGGCCACTGGGGATCCCCCATAGCTGCTGTACCCTTCTTTTAGATTTCTATGCATTTGCATacttgttacacgaaaacaaataGTCTAAAATTTAGGGGTGTGCACATAATAGGAAGGTTGAATAGTTAGCGAAGCTGCTGCGGTTGCTCATTGTAATTGTATTCAGGAGAGCTTTGcgtagtcgtgctctctcagAATGTGGATACATGTATCAAAATTCGCGATGCGGATAGGTGGACCCTGTTGACATTCAAGCTGTTGTCTCACATGCTCCCCTTGAGAACATGTTCCAGCTGATGTAGAAGCGGTGGCATTGCTGCGTTTGGGCCAATACCTTGACTGCTTTTCTTGTCGCTTATTGGCAGGAGGTGGCCTAGGCTGTGGTGGTTACTCCTCTTTGTCGGCACACCCCCTGACAACCTGCGCAAGTTTTCCAATGTATTCACGCACCAATGCTCCCACGTTTGGGTCAGTTGATGTTTTTTACTGAATTTGCGTGTAAGAGCAGCAAGCTCAATGTCAACACATGCCAGCACATTTGAGTCTTGTGACTGAATCATGTCACCTTGAATGCTCTCAAATAGTGCTGCAGGATCATCCACTGGGAATGAATCATTTGCAGATGTGTCCTTACTGAATGCCAAAACAGAAGATGGATCCTCAATGATCGGATCATTAACAGTTGCATCCCTTCTCCGCAGCTCCCACTGCAGAACTGCATGAATATGGTGGCGCATTTTCATGCACAGATAAAAATACCTACAGCTGCACTGGAACCTGTGGAAACAAGTGTTACATTCAGGACAGCTAAGCATGCACCCTTGGCACTGTGTATCCTGTCTGACAACAGTGTTGTCAGGACGTTCTTCGGATCGTGACTACACAGAACACTTTCCATCAGAAAGTCTGGTCACGCCAGACTTGGAGCCTTccactcctgcagcatgcttcttgaagcagtctgctgtgcgatggtctGCCCTGCGCTTCACTTTACAGATCAGCTGTTTCATTACCCGGTCAGTGGACAATTTCATCAAAGACACCAGCAGCCTGTCGAACCGCCAGTTCTGAAACCCTCCCAAATAACTTTTCTTGAGCTCGTTATGCATTGACTCAAGATGGTTGTTAGTAGTCAATCCGGTGTCCTGCCTGTAGAAAAGAGCCCACTGTTCTGGGCGCTTAGCATATACTCTCTCAAAGTACTCAACAATCTTAACGCACTCAACAAACTTCTTTAAAGTACGGAACTCTGACAGCTCCTTGTGAAAGTCCTCTTCGCTTCTGCTGGTCCACAATGCATTCAACTTCTCCTGCACAACTTCTCGGCTTTGGCTGTCAGTTACCTTGGTCATGTTGCACTTCCAGTTCCGTCTGACGTGCCACACACACAGCAGGCGTTTCACAGGGTTCCCCATGACCCTCGCCCATGCATTTGCATATTCTGGTGCATCATCTGACATGTATGCACCACAGCTAACTCGTTTGCCAAGTCTGTCCCTGATAGCAGCAGAAGATCTTACCATGACATCCTCAGACACACTACAAGAGAGGAGGAGGCACACGAAATGCCTGACCCATCATTTCCTATCACCATCACAGTTGTAAGTTGGTGCTTATAGCGATTTGTGCCATGAGTTGAatcaacacacactgctctttgactatgctttagcagcatgtcaccctgggtagtgttcatcattgccatcacaaACTCACCAATGCCTTCTGTCAGTTTGTCTGCCTCTGCATACAACAAAGCACCATGATCCTGTAGCTCGACGATCCACTTCTGTATACTGACATAGTCATCACGATCTTTCTCCACTTCACTGCCAATATTAAACTTCATCTATGTTTTGAACCTCTGAAGAGGTAAAAAGGTGAAGCCTGTCCAGTGGAGCTCTGGCAGGCGAACGTGCATCTGAAAGAATAACCCTACGAGGGACCTGCAGCTTCAGCTTGCATGCaatgtctttctggtcagcaattgacaagggctggcaccgtagctctttctcatggccgtagtgttcagcttgatagtctactaccacatttccatttttttcaatgacatcCGTTGTCGCCAAGCAGTTCCTCTCACATTTCACACTACCATGAACCTTTGATTGGCGCTTACCTCTTCCTGTCTTCACATATAACCCTGAGCGATGACAAACCAGATACTTCTTTGTCCCTCCAGATGTCAGATGTTTTGTACCCTCTGACAGAACAAAGTGGACAAGCTCAGTCTTTTCCTCATGatccttccagctttcaaaatctgCAAAAAAGGAACAGGCATCAATGTGAGTTAAGCTACAGCAAGCAATCCCCAGAACTGCAAGTAAATTACTGCAAATTGATTGCAGCAATGTTACCTCCTGGCACTGAatgatgcttcattttttttgcatatgcaTGCATTCCTTATTCTGGAAGGCTTATTCTCAGCTGACACATAACCCAAATAATGCAGACAGGTTTTTGTTGTTGCCATATTTATTTCCAGCCACCTGAATGTGCTCCCATACCTATCTCGGTTCATTTCGCAACTGTTTAACGATATAAGCCATGTGTATGCACTCCTTATAACATGCCATAGCGTAAAACAGAAAGTGCGCGTAATCTGGCCCAAACTGCTACACAAAAAGGATGAAGTGCTTCAAAAGGCTGTTGTGCCCCGAACCAACAttaattcgatagaggcgaaattctagaggctcgtgtgctgtgtaatgtcagtgcacatgaaagaatccctggtggtcgaaatttccagagcctttcactatggcgtatctgatagcctgagtcgcttggggcgttaaaccccataaactaaactaaacttataaGCAGGCTATTTCATTACGGTAATGTTTCGATTCTGTTGCAGACAGAAGGCTTGCATGCACTGGCATCAAAAAACGAAATAAGATGCCTGAAGTTACGGAACACGGAAAGACATGACTGCTGCTACTGTTCTGTTAAAACACAGCACTTCAGCATTGCAGTTCCATCCTTAACAGACCCTGCATTCCTTTCTGGAGCCAACCCTGGCATCAAATTTTTCCATCATGTTTTAATCGCAATAACACCTGTAGAAACTAGTGACATTTGATGGTTATCGTACCTGTTCCACCTAACacaaaccaataaatttttcctgtcatgatgggcacttggtgcgcAACAAAAGTGATTACAGGATATAGAAAAATTGCAGTGCACACTTAGGCTCCGCTTTAATAGTGTGATGCAATAGCTGTAATGTgtaccatatgtgcggaattcgtcattcttgacttcacattcatccgtggacttcataccacacctggcacagtggtgcagcagttaagcgatgtgccactgacctgcgatggcaggtgctgtcacaggtGAGGTGGCGGGCCTTGTGCACCGGAGGGGGTTGCCCTTCTGAGCAACTTCTCACAATAAATAATTTACCCGCCACAGACgcgagattttctgctgaacgggagccttaacactgttGCATTAAAAGCTTTGGCTAGCTACGTTCATATCGTGGTTGCAACCTTCTTTCgaataaaaatatcgtgttaggTCGGTTAATCCAAGCTGATAAAGcctaaacagatcaccttcaaatcgcagTAGACTGTACATATAATATCGCAGCACGTACTGTCGGGGGCAAAATTGCCCAGGACACGCAATTGTTATCAAAAGCATATAGCTTTTTTATCAGCCAGCGGTTGGAAATcacgcttgtggagatgaaactagGCCTTGGAATGTATAATGTGTATTAGTGAAATAAGGCAAACAATAGCACACTTCACACCTATAAGCCGAAATCATCAGTCGCGCGTCCTGGAAAATTTTGTCCTCATCAGTACAACAGTATATTGGTGAATAGTTTGTTTTGAAGCACTTTGCATGTAAAGCAGTTAGGCTTGTTTTAATTAGTTTACGTTAGGTTACAGAACTCAAGTGGCGGTTGTTCTTCCTGGacataactccaagagcagctaattcttttcaaaatgcctagctcCACCCAGGCGGAACAATAGTTCTGCCCA comes from the Amblyomma americanum isolate KBUSLIRL-KWMA chromosome 1, ASM5285725v1, whole genome shotgun sequence genome and includes:
- the LOC144116273 gene encoding uncharacterized protein LOC144116273, which codes for MYIQHKWSGSLKNSLKSKNFKQEFSGCGWCDWLRLVCFTWKGTGSAGMRTFKDYQNLAETTTEFLWNKRRQSLPKAPMKQTGEVPVIYLGGATVSSDTERVLRKGPKFSLEVPLSKPELLASVHRIADKVEGEEKGCCLSEGVDSVSNTSQKKDCTSLLRRVAGSICDSWLRVLLSDKEGGFVVLPRKLFGEKALTAINKNFRVADVKPTKAKAKAVALLDDLKLERMKNEVMNNKVHVLTVFFSAKSHKLECPFRAIVTERRTWQAVVSRYLQRHLKSLSPEDPYKTTSSDGIVKIFKESMPGVNYGFSVDIEELFYSVPHNELLMAVSNCIERLGVVGFQNACGISIEGFMELLNVYLSSTLVSFQDKFYVQKRGICIGSSVAPVLTEIYLVEVDCSLSRALTDDRIARVFRYVDDFLILLKMNPNDNPQEVTNEVLTSFKSKAPSLNFTEELPENSCLQFLD